The sequence below is a genomic window from Kitasatospora kifunensis.
CCCTGCAGCTCCTCGCGCTCGTCCTCGGTGAGGCCGCCCCAGACGCCGTACGGCTCCCGGACCGCCAGGGCGTGCGCTGCGCACTCGGTCCGTACGGGGCAGCGCATGCAGACCTCCTTGGCGCTCTGCTCGCGTGAGCTGCGCGCGGCGCCGCGTTCCCCCTCGGGGTGGAAGAAGAGCGAACTGTCCACGCCGCGGCAGGCGGCGGAGAGCTGCCAGTCCCACAGGTCCGCGTTCGGGCCAGGGAGTCGGGAGAAATCGGCCATGGCTCATTCCCTTCGAGTCGTCCGACAGCCGTTCGGCGAGGCTTCGAGGCGCCGGGATGGACACCTGGAAATATGACTTACGACATGCTGTGGGACAAGTCACCCACAGAGTCACACAACAGTCAATGATCGTACAAAAGCCATAAAAACGGACGAAGGGCGCTGGAAAGCGGTCGGGTTCGTTGTGGCAATCGGGTGGCCTGGTGTGTCGGCGCCGCCCGCCGTCGGGCTGCCACCAGGCCGTACCCCGGCGTGCGCGGCGCGCGCCGATTGTGCGTGTTGAGCACAAAAGAGCGGTGTTTGCCCCGCGATGCGGCTGATCCGTAATGGGTTGGCCACGTACAGTGGTGGAGATGGCCCTGAAGGCCGTAACTCATTCGAGTGATGGTCGTTGGAAGTGCGGAGAGTGTTCGTACCAGCCAGGAGGCTCAACGTGACGCGGATCAGCTGCGGAGGACGGTCATGACTTCCGTTCTCGTTTGCGACGATTCACCGCTTGCCCGGGAGGCGCTGCGCCGTGCGGTGGCGACCGTGCCGGGTGTCGACCGGGTGACCACGGCGACGAACGGTGAGGAGGTCCTCCGCCGCTGGGTGGCCGACCGCTCCGATCTCGTCCTGATGGATGTCCGGATGCCCGGACTGGGCGGGGTCGAGACGGTTCGGCGGCTGCTGTCCGCGGACCCGGGTGCCCGGATCATCATGCTCACCGTCGCCGAGGACCTCGACGGTGTCGCGCTCGCGGTGGCCGCCGGGGCGCGCGGCTATCTGCACAAGGACGCTTCGCGGGCCGAGCTGCGGGCCACCGTCACCCAGGCGCTGGCCGATCCGACCTGGCGCCTGGCGCCGCGCCGGCTGCGCAGCCCGGACATGGGGGCGGCGCCCACCCTGACGGCCCGTGAGATCCAGGTGCTGGAGGGCATGAGCCATGGGCGGAGCAACGCCGAGATCGGTCGGGAGCTGTTCCTCTCCGAGGACACCGTGAAGACCCACGCCCGGCGGCTGTTCAAGAAGCTCGGCGCCTCGGACCGTGCCCACGCGGTGGCGCTCGGCTTCCGCTGGGGCCTGGTCCGCTGAAGGTCCACCGGCCCGTGCCGCGCCCCTTCCTCCTCTGGACGGAGGGAGGGGCGCGCCCGCTTTTCCTCGGGCGCGGCATAGGCCCTTCGGCCCGTCAGGCTGCACCATGGAGGGGTGGAGCACGGCGACGGTGGGAGCGGGGGTGGCTCGGTGGCGGATAACGTTCCGGTGCACAAGTCCGGACGCGGTGCAAGGTTTTCCGACGTGACCAGGCACCATGGACCGATGCGCGACGACGAGGCCGCCGACTCCGGCGAGGAAGCACCGGCCGCTGCCGTCTCCGGTAACTCCGGGGCCCGCGGCCGTAGGTCGTCCTCGGGCACCGGCACCTCGCCGCTGGTCGCCGAGCTGGTGTCGGCCGCGGTTCGCGGTGAAGGCCCGGCCACGGACGCCTTGTTGGCATACGTCCATCCGCTGGTGCTGCGCTACTGCCGTGGTCGGCTGGTCCGGCTGCCGGGCGGTGCCCGGCACCACGTGGACGACGTGGCCCAGGAGGTCTGCGTGGCGGTGCTCTGCGCGCTGCCCCGCTACCGGGACGAGGGGCGCCCGTTCGAGGCCTTCGTCTACAGCATCGCCGCGCACAAGATCGCCGACCTGCAGCGGGCCGCGATGCGCGGCCCCGGTTCGACGGTGATCCCGCCGGACGACCTGCCGGAGGTGCCGGACGAGGCGCTCGGCCCGGAGGAGCGGGCGCTGCTCAGCAGCGACGCCGC
It includes:
- a CDS encoding WhiB family transcriptional regulator, yielding MADFSRLPGPNADLWDWQLSAACRGVDSSLFFHPEGERGAARSSREQSAKEVCMRCPVRTECAAHALAVREPYGVWGGLTEDEREELQGRARNRLVEVPLTAHQ
- a CDS encoding response regulator transcription factor, translated to MTSVLVCDDSPLAREALRRAVATVPGVDRVTTATNGEEVLRRWVADRSDLVLMDVRMPGLGGVETVRRLLSADPGARIIMLTVAEDLDGVALAVAAGARGYLHKDASRAELRATVTQALADPTWRLAPRRLRSPDMGAAPTLTAREIQVLEGMSHGRSNAEIGRELFLSEDTVKTHARRLFKKLGASDRAHAVALGFRWGLVR
- the shbA gene encoding RNA polymerase sigma factor ShbA, with amino-acid sequence MRDDEAADSGEEAPAAAVSGNSGARGRRSSSGTGTSPLVAELVSAAVRGEGPATDALLAYVHPLVLRYCRGRLVRLPGGARHHVDDVAQEVCVAVLCALPRYRDEGRPFEAFVYSIAAHKIADLQRAAMRGPGSTVIPPDDLPEVPDEALGPEERALLSSDAAWMRELLSNLPARQRELVLLRIAAGLSAEETGEMLGMSPGAVRVAQHRALSRLRALAEESA